GACCTTTTCGCCCGCGTGCGTCCCGTGGGTTCCCTGACGGTACGCACTGGAGAGCACGATTAACCGGTGAATGTGTTTGAGGGACCAGTCTTTCACGGTCAACTCGCTGGCGAGCCAGTTCAGCAATTCCGGGTGCGTGGGGCGGTCGCCGGTCACGCCGAAATCACTCGACGTGCGAACCAGCCCCGCGCCGAACCGCTGCTGCCAGATGCGGTTCACGATCACGCGGGCCGTCAGCGGGTTGTCCTTCGACGCGACCCAGTTCGCGAGCGCGGACCGGCGCCCGGACGAAACCCCGAGCGGCTTCGTGTCGGCGTCGCGGTCGTCGATGGCCGAGAGGAACCCGGGCACCAGTTCGTCGCCGGGCTTCTGCCAGTTCCCGCGCTTGAAGAGTTTCGTGGTCGGCGGGGTGGCGAGGTCGGTCATCGCCATCGCCCGCACCGGTTCGGTCGGCTTTTCTTTCGACAGTTCCGCGAGGCGCGCCTTCAGCACCTCCATCTGCTCCTTCTCTGCTGGCTTCAGGCTCTTGGAGACGTCGCCACGAACATAAACCTGTTTCTCCACCATCGCCGCGAGCTGTCGTTGGAGCGGCGTTCGCGACTCGAACGGGATGTCAACCAAGCTCACGTACTCGTCCGGGAACCGACCGCGTTGCCGGTTACTTTCCTTCTTGCGGTACGGGTCTTCGATCGCGGCGATTGCGGCACGCACGTCGGCCGTTTTGGTTTCCCAAGCCGCGAGTTTCTTCTCGTACTCCGCGCGATCCTTGGACGAAATCAGCGGCGATTCCGTGGGCCAGTAACCCGCGAAAAACGCTTGCAACCGGAAGTAGTCTTTCTGCGTGATCGGGTCGTACTTGTGATCGTGGCACCGCGCGCAACCCGATGTGAGTGCAAGGAATGCCGCAGAAGTGGTGTCCGTGATGTCGGTGATGATCTCGTACCGGCGCTGCTCCAGGTTCACCGCGTTGTATTCGTCCGGGTAGTGTCGCAGGAAACCGGTGGCGACGGTCGCGTCCGAATCGTCGGGGTAGAGTTCGTCCCCCGCGAGTTGCTCCTTCACGAAGCGATCGAACGGCTTGTCCGTGTTGAACGACTTGATGACGTAATCGCGGTACCGCCACGCAAGCGGGCGCGGGTCGTCGGCCTTGAACCCGTCCGTTTCAGCGAACCGCACGAGGTCGAGCCAGAATATCGCCTGTCGCTCGCCGTATTGCGGCGCGGCCAGGAGTTTGTCCACCAGCTTTTCGTAAGCATCCGGCGACTTATCCGCGACGAACGCTTCGACCTGTTCGGGCGTAGGCGGAAGCCCGATGAGATCGAAATACGCGCGGCGAATCAGCGTGCGCCGGTCCGCTTCCGGAGCGAACGCGAGTTTGTGCTCGGCGAGCGCTGTGAGCAGGAATCGGTCGATCTCGTTCGTGGCGTGTGATTTCGGGTCCGGAAGTGCGGGGACCGCGGGGCGCTTGAACGAGCTGTACGCCCACTCCGCTCCAGGCGGTTCGGCGGCGGGCGCCCAGTAAGCGGCGATCAGAAGCCCGACGATGGCGGAAGAGCGGGGCAGCAGCCGCATTTCCTGTTCCTCGGTGCGCGGGAAACCTCAAGCGATCTTAACCGGAACGTTCCGCCGGGGAAACTGGAAACACAGCACATACAACAGTTCCAAAACGTTACGAACCGGAGACCGTTATGGGCGATCGCGAACAGAAGCTCGAAGCTGCCGGGTTCCCTCTCGAACGCGGACCGAAAGAGGGACCGGTCATCGACTTGCTCTCGGTTCTGGGGGAAACGCTCTACGCCTCCGGGCAGGTGCCCTACGACGCGGGCGTGTTGACGAGCAAAGGCAAAGTGCCGTCGCAAGTGTCGGTTGAGGACGCGACCAAAGCCGCCGCGCTATGTACCGCGAACATTCTGCGGGCCATCGTTCTGAAACTCGGCTCGCTGGACCGGATCGAGCGCGTCGTCCGCGTGACCGGGTACGTCAACACGGACCCGGACTTCACCGACTGCCACCTCGTCATCAACGGGGCAACGAACCTGTTGAAGGAAGTGTTCGGCCAGGAGGCCGGGCGCCACGCCCGCACCGCGCTCGGTCTGGCGCAACTGCCACTCGGCACAAGCGTTGAAGTCGAAGCGATCTTCCAACTCAAGAAGTAAGGGGTGACTCTACCCGCTCGTACTAACGAGCAGGTGATGCCCGTCACGACCCTCACTTCATCTGCTTGATCCAGTCGTGAACGAGCTTCAGTGCGGGTTCGTCGACCACGTTCGACGCGATGTGCGGCATCCGCCCCAGGCCGGTGAGCGTCATCCGGTGGTAGATCATTGAGCGCGACGGGTCGCCGGGCGCCAGGATGCGCGGATCTTTGAGGTCGAAACTCCCCTGCCCCGGCTTCGTGTTCAGCACGCCCAGTTCCCCGACCGGGAGCGTGGCGAGTAATTGGAACTCCGCGTTCCCGCCGCCCCACTTCCGGTGGCAGTGGCTACAGTTCGCGTGCAGGTATGCCCGCGCACGGTCCTCGACGCTCGCCTTCTCGTCGCGGTAGTCCACGAGCTTCGGGAGCTTCTCCGCGGGGGCCGGGAGCTTCTTCGTGAAGATGCCGATGTGATCGAGCGTCGCGAGTTGGTTCGCGACCACGCCGTGGTAATTGTGGTCGCGGTTCAGTTGAGCCGTGTTCACACCGAGGGCGTACTTGGCCGTCACTGTATGGCACATATTGCACTCGGCCCGACTGGGGAAGTGCCACTTCTGCTTCTTCTCGCCGGCCGCGGTCTTGATGGTGTATTCGCGGTCCACGCCCTTCTTGTCTGCGAGTTCCGCGTCGGTCTGGTCATCATTCCAGATATACGTGTAGCCGTTCCACACTTGGTCGCCGTACTCCTCCGTTCCGCCCAGCACCGAGGCCACAAGTAGCCGCGTTTCGAGCCGGCGTTTCTTGCCCGGCTCGGTTTCGAGCGAGAACGTTTTCACGAGAACGGTGCCGTTGGGAAACCGCCAACCCGGAACCGAACCCGGCGCCGGTTGCGGATAGGTCATCGTCTCGTACTCGATCTTCGATTCGCCCGGAACTGCGATGAACCGCTCCTTACTCGCGCCGTCGGACCAAAGTTCCGCGTTCACCGAGTACGGGATCAACCCCTTCTCCGGGGCGTGGTCCTTTGTGGACGCGAACAACCCGGTTTCGCTCAGTTTGCGCGGGAACACGACTCGCTCCTGTGCCACAGACGGGTTCGGCTCGAACCGATAAATCCCACCGTCGATGAAGTTGAGCGCGTAGACCTCACCGTCGTGGTCCTGGCCCCACGCGACGATCCGGAAATTGGTTTTCGCGAGTTCGGTGTGAGCCGTAACGCGATCAGCTTTCGTGTCGAATTTCAGCATCCAGGTGCGCCCGGTGTCGAAATCACCGTACACATACGCGCCCTTCAGTTCGGGGTGTTTCTTGCCGTGGTAAACAAAGCCGCCCGTAATCGACCGCGCTTCGGTGTGATTGTGCTCGACAACCGGCTTCAGGACCGGGGTCGGCCCCTTCTTGCGTTCGGGCCGGAACGGGTGCGAGCCTTCGGTCACGCTCCAGCCGTAATTCCCGCCCTTTTGGATCTTGTAGACCATCTCCCACAAGTCCTGCCCCACCTCGCCGGCCCACAAATCCCCGGTCGCGGAGTCGAAACTGATCTTCCAGCACTGCCGGATGCCGTAAGCCCAGACCTCTCCGCGTGCGCCCGGGGTGCTCACGAACGGGTTGTCTGCCGGGATCGCGTAGGGCTTGCCGTCGGCTTCCTTGTCGACATCAATGCGGAGGACCTTCCCGAGCACGGTGCCCAAGTTCTGGCCGGTTTCCAGACCATCCGCGATGCCGCTCCCATCACCGGTGGAGAGGTAGAGAAAACCGTCCGGCCCGAACCGCATGCACCCGCCGTTGTGACCACCGGACGGCCACGTGAAGACCACTTTTTCGCTCTTGGGATCGGCCGTCATCTTCTCGCGATCGGTCACGGTATAGCGCGAAATGCGCGTGCCGTCTGGCTTGTCACCGGCCGTGATGGACGACACGTAGAAGTAACCGTTCTCAGCGAATTTCGGGTGCAGAGCGAGTCCGTAGATCCCGCGTTTCACGTCGAGCACGAGCTTCTTCTCGGTCTTTGCAGAGTCCATATCGAACACGTAAAACTTGCCGGGCCGTTCCGCGAGTGCCCACAGTTTCTGGCCCGGCACCGCAGTCAGTTCGAGTGCCTCGTTGAAACTCAGTTTGGGGTACGCCTTCACCATGACGAACGGGTCCGGCGGTTCTGGCGAGCCGGCAACTTTGGATGTTGTCCAGAGTTCCCGCTTCTCGATGCCGGTGGCCTTGCGGACCGGTTCGGTTTCAGTCGGGCGCGCGGACGAACGCGGTCCGAGCACGAACGCACCGCCGATCAGCAACCCGGCTACGACTATCGCGCACGAGGTGACACGCATGAGGAGAATTCCTTGGGAGAGAAATGCGTGGCCACACTGTACCCGCCGGAGAAGTGCATTTCACGAACCTTAGTACGAATTTCCCGTTCCACCCCGGCGCGCGTTGCCGCGCGGTTCGGGGTCGCTATGCTGTAAGTTCGCCAGACGGGTTCCGCGGCGGGTGCTTCTGCTGCGGACGAAAAGGGAAGCCGGTGCGATTCCGGCGCAGGGCCGCTGCTGTATTCGGCCAGAGATTCGCGCTCCCACGCCACTGCGGGCAACCGCGGGAAGGCTGCGCGAGACTCGCTAAGAGCCGTGAGCCAGAAGACCTGCCCGTTGGCGATTCCAACGTTCGTGGCCCCGGACCGGGCCGGTGAACGGGCCGGTCTCGTTTCTCCGCTGCGCGCGCAGCAACCCGCCCG
This region of Gemmata massiliana genomic DNA includes:
- a CDS encoding DUF1549 and DUF1553 domain-containing protein — encoded protein: MRLLPRSSAIVGLLIAAYWAPAAEPPGAEWAYSSFKRPAVPALPDPKSHATNEIDRFLLTALAEHKLAFAPEADRRTLIRRAYFDLIGLPPTPEQVEAFVADKSPDAYEKLVDKLLAAPQYGERQAIFWLDLVRFAETDGFKADDPRPLAWRYRDYVIKSFNTDKPFDRFVKEQLAGDELYPDDSDATVATGFLRHYPDEYNAVNLEQRRYEIITDITDTTSAAFLALTSGCARCHDHKYDPITQKDYFRLQAFFAGYWPTESPLISSKDRAEYEKKLAAWETKTADVRAAIAAIEDPYRKKESNRQRGRFPDEYVSLVDIPFESRTPLQRQLAAMVEKQVYVRGDVSKSLKPAEKEQMEVLKARLAELSKEKPTEPVRAMAMTDLATPPTTKLFKRGNWQKPGDELVPGFLSAIDDRDADTKPLGVSSGRRSALANWVASKDNPLTARVIVNRIWQQRFGAGLVRTSSDFGVTGDRPTHPELLNWLASELTVKDWSLKHIHRLIVLSSAYRQGTHGTHAGEKVDPENKLLWQFPRRRLDGETLRDAMLAVSGQLNPKAGGPSVFPELPPELQKSAGAQWKVSADVAERNRRSVYVFVKRNLRYPLFALFDAPDRNETCARRFVTTTAPQALTMLNDSIVIGFGKALADRVTKEVGADREKFIDRAFYLTTGRPATSEENAAMLAFLTRHKGTASEAATDLCHALLNLSEFLYID
- a CDS encoding RidA family protein, translated to MGDREQKLEAAGFPLERGPKEGPVIDLLSVLGETLYASGQVPYDAGVLTSKGKVPSQVSVEDATKAAALCTANILRAIVLKLGSLDRIERVVRVTGYVNTDPDFTDCHLVINGATNLLKEVFGQEAGRHARTALGLAQLPLGTSVEVEAIFQLKK
- a CDS encoding PQQ-dependent sugar dehydrogenase, translated to MRVTSCAIVVAGLLIGGAFVLGPRSSARPTETEPVRKATGIEKRELWTTSKVAGSPEPPDPFVMVKAYPKLSFNEALELTAVPGQKLWALAERPGKFYVFDMDSAKTEKKLVLDVKRGIYGLALHPKFAENGYFYVSSITAGDKPDGTRISRYTVTDREKMTADPKSEKVVFTWPSGGHNGGCMRFGPDGFLYLSTGDGSGIADGLETGQNLGTVLGKVLRIDVDKEADGKPYAIPADNPFVSTPGARGEVWAYGIRQCWKISFDSATGDLWAGEVGQDLWEMVYKIQKGGNYGWSVTEGSHPFRPERKKGPTPVLKPVVEHNHTEARSITGGFVYHGKKHPELKGAYVYGDFDTGRTWMLKFDTKADRVTAHTELAKTNFRIVAWGQDHDGEVYALNFIDGGIYRFEPNPSVAQERVVFPRKLSETGLFASTKDHAPEKGLIPYSVNAELWSDGASKERFIAVPGESKIEYETMTYPQPAPGSVPGWRFPNGTVLVKTFSLETEPGKKRRLETRLLVASVLGGTEEYGDQVWNGYTYIWNDDQTDAELADKKGVDREYTIKTAAGEKKQKWHFPSRAECNMCHTVTAKYALGVNTAQLNRDHNYHGVVANQLATLDHIGIFTKKLPAPAEKLPKLVDYRDEKASVEDRARAYLHANCSHCHRKWGGGNAEFQLLATLPVGELGVLNTKPGQGSFDLKDPRILAPGDPSRSMIYHRMTLTGLGRMPHIASNVVDEPALKLVHDWIKQMK